From Leishmania donovani BPK282A1 complete genome, chromosome 34, the proteins below share one genomic window:
- a CDS encoding protein phosphatase 2C-like protein, whose amino-acid sequence MSLRPVHRPVATVLAVDMMHDSRAPHGKSRVSGGSSCFPSDYLNNESFNLNSETEHVSTNSSTCDPAESYHLLLPRELRTPAQDFTTPEIPDSSSHSPLCSAFFSSVTEMQHQSVLEVGVASDQGIRSSMEDEHVTVVEPEVCFFGIYDGHGGRQCAEYVRSRLHKITLAHECLKTAPRKAISDAFAQVEREFLGQNTNDMSSAGCVCAAAVVQGSVLTVGNVGDCEVVLARAGQPVLLTVKHNPSCNDAEATRVKKAGGCIFNCRVGHPRLNPRMCSLAVSRAVGDAGFKLEEYTNGKPSGIIAVADTSEVLLAKEDAFLILACDGLWDTMSYAEAVELATAYVASGADANSVADQLVGEALRRGTRDNVTAIFVRLGGPAQAGLGDAEK is encoded by the coding sequence ATGAGTCTCCGACCCGTGCATCGACCCGTTGCGACTGTTCTAGCGGTTGACATGATGCACGACAGTCGAGCACCGCACGGAAAGTCGCGCGTCTCGGGGGGCTCCAGCTGCTTCCCGTCCGATTATCTTAACAACGAGAGCTTTAACCTGAACTCCGAGACGGAACACGTATCCACGAACTCCTCCACATGTGATCCGGCGGAGTCGTACCACCTCTTGCTCCCTCGAGAGTTGCGGACGCCGGCTCAGGACTTCACCACGCCGGAGATCCCGGACAGCTCCTCTCACTCACCGCTCTGCAgtgctttcttttcttcggTGACTGAAATGCAGCACCAGTCGGTGCTGGAGGTCGGCGTGGCAAGCGATCAAGGCATCCGCTCGAGCATGGAGGACGAGCATGTGACCGTCGTGGAGCCGGAGGTTTGCTTTTTTGGCATCTATGATGGGCACGGCGGTCGCCAGTGTGCCGAGTACGTCCGCTCCCGGCTGCACAAAATTACACTGGCTCACGAGTGCCTTAAGACGGCTCCACGCAAGGCGATCAGCGACGCATTTGCTCAGGTCGAGCGCGAGTTTTTAGGGCAGAACACCAACGACATGAGCTCTGCtggttgcgtgtgcgccgcggccgtcgtCCAGGGCTCGGTGCTGACGGTGGGCAACGTTGGTGACTGTGAGGTGGTCCTCGCGCGTGCGGGGCAACCTGTGCTGTTGACAGTCAAGCACAATCCCAGCTGCAACGATGCCGAGGCAACGCGGGTCAAGAAGGCTGGCGGGTGCATTTTCAACTGCAGGGTGGGCCACCCGCGTCTCAACCCGCGCATGTGCAGTCTTGCCGTGTCACGCGCGGTGGGAGATGCCGGGTTCAAGCTTGAGGAATACACGAACGGCAAACCTTCAGGCatcatcgctgtcgccgacACCTCTGAAGTGCTACTGGCAAAGGAAGATGCGTTTTTGATTTTGGCGTGTGACGGCTTGTGGGACACGATGTCTTACGCCGAGGCTGTCGAGCTGGCCACCGCGTACGTGGCGAGCGGGGCCGACGCCAACAGCGTCGCCGACCAGCTTGTgggagaggcgctgcggcggggcACGCGCGACAACGTCACGGCCATCTTTGTACGCCTAGGTGGGCCAGCGCAAGCAGGACTAGGCGATGCCGAAAAATGA
- a CDS encoding protein phosphatase 2C-like protein, whose protein sequence is MPAEKKSDATATRKPDSPHSPKSPTSAGATTAFTSAKKKSILRPKQKPPTVPVNKSSSTSSSTSVGKHPHFLSPLPASSPTRPRDPAKTGLPPQAPPPSTGVEDASTPQSACDGSHGKGHQANHVVVPSNMSSAAPSRQNSTTLHPLCRHSSLRKTAFVVVDYGATAEQGTRKTMEDQHTMLSEGIPFFGVYDGHGGTQCAEYLRDQLHGLILGHPEVKTNPEKAIVDGIVEADRAFLARSEAETNESGSVCAVALIIDDKLVVGNVGDAEVVLSHNAKPVVLTVRHNIASNPSEEERIRSVGGKVCHNRVGHPNYNPAVVSLAVTRAIGDAGFKLAKYTDGKPSGVIAVPETSVTRLTDEDEFLVIGCDGLWDVMTYAEVVDFCSQRLQEGVPAQCIAEELAQAALTKGSTDNVTAMLVHLTRREGPLSTREFVPEAAVSTSTRNLSEEP, encoded by the coding sequence ATGCCGGcagagaagaagagcgacgcgacagcgacgcggaaACCCGACTCACCTCACTCGCCCAAGTCGCCAACCTCCGCCGGCGCGACAACAGCCTTCACTTCTGCGAAGAAGAAGTCTATCCTGCGTCCGAAGCAGAAACCGCCGACAGTTCCCGTGAACAAGAGCAGCTCTACGAGCAGTAGTACATCCGTGGGCAAACACCCACATTTTCTCTCGCCACTGCCAGCGAGCTCACCGACGAGACCGCGCGACCCAGCAAAGACTGGCCTACCCCCGCAAGCGCCGCCCCCTTCTACAGGCGTAGAGGATGCATCCACACCGCAGTCGGCCTGCGACGGCAGTCACGGCAAGGGCCATCAAGCTAACCACGTGGTCGTTCCTTCCAATATgagctccgcagcgccgtcgcggcagaACTCGACGACGCTGCACCCCCTTTGCCGCCACAGTAGCTTGCGCAAGACTGCCTTCGTTGTCGTCGACTACGGCGCGACCGCTGAGCAGGGCACCCGCAAGACGATGGAGGATCAGCATACGATGCTGTCCGAGGGGATTCCGTTTTTCGGCGTCTACGACGGTCACGGCGGCACCCAATGTGCGGAGTACCTCCGCGACCAATTGCACGGGCTCATCCTCGGCCATCCAGAGGTGAAGACTAATCCCGAGAAGGCCATCGTCGATGGCATAGTAGAGGCTGACCGAGCCTTCCTCGCCCGCTCCGAGGCGGAGACAAACGAGTCTggcagcgtctgcgcggTTGCTTTGATCATAGATGACAAGCTTGTAGTAGGAAACGTAGGCGACGCCGAAGTTGTGCTTTCGCACAACGCAAAGCCAGTAGTTCTCACCGTGCGACACAACATCGCCAGTAACccgagcgaggaggagcgaatTCGGTCTGTAGGGGGCAAGGTGTGCCACAATCGCGTCGGACATCCGAACTACAACCCGGCGGTCGTTAGTCTTGCCGTGACACGCGCCATCGGAGACGCAGGCTTCAAGCTTGCCAAGTACACGGATGGCAAGCCCTCCGGAGTGATCGCTGTTCCGGAGACGTCGGTTACCCGACTGACGGATGAGGATGAGTTTCTCGTGATCGGCTGCGACGGACTCTGGGATGTCATGACATACGCAGAAGTGGTGGACTTTTGCTCCCAACGATTACAGGAAGGCGTGCCGGCGCAGTGCATCGCCGAGGAGTTAGCTCAGGCAGCTCTCACGAAAGGGAGCACTGATAATGTTACTGCCATGCTGGTTCACCTGACACGCCGGGAGGGACCTCTGAGCACGCGCGAGTTCGTGCCTGAAGCGGCTGTATCGACCTCAACGCGCAACCTCTCCGAAGAACCTTAG